Proteins encoded within one genomic window of Minwuia thermotolerans:
- the hisG gene encoding ATP phosphoribosyltransferase, which translates to MNAAARQAEPIVLALPKGRILKEAMPLVRAAGIEPEAAFDDPDSRQLTFRTNHDHISIIRVRSFDVATFVAFGAAHLGVAGNDVLMEFDYSDIYAPLDLGIGYCRMAVAEPAELSKTDDPSRWSHVRVATKYPNITQRHFARRGVQAECIKLNGAMELAPSLGLCRRIVDLVSTGSTLKANGLVEVEQIADITSRLIVNRTALKTRPAEIHGWINSFRSAVDAKAA; encoded by the coding sequence ATGAACGCCGCCGCGCGCCAAGCAGAACCGATCGTTCTGGCCCTGCCGAAGGGCCGCATCCTGAAGGAGGCGATGCCGCTGGTGCGCGCCGCCGGCATAGAGCCGGAAGCGGCCTTCGACGATCCCGACAGCCGCCAGCTTACCTTCCGCACCAATCACGACCACATCTCCATCATCCGCGTCCGCTCCTTCGACGTGGCGACCTTCGTCGCTTTCGGCGCCGCCCATCTCGGCGTCGCCGGCAACGATGTGCTGATGGAGTTCGACTATTCGGACATCTACGCGCCGCTCGACCTCGGCATCGGCTATTGCCGGATGGCGGTCGCCGAGCCGGCGGAGCTTTCGAAGACCGACGATCCCTCGCGCTGGTCCCATGTCCGTGTCGCGACCAAGTACCCGAACATCACCCAGCGCCATTTCGCCCGCCGCGGCGTCCAGGCCGAGTGCATCAAGCTGAACGGCGCCATGGAGCTGGCGCCCTCGCTGGGCCTGTGCCGCCGCATCGTCGATCTGGTTTCGACCGGCTCGACGCTGAAGGCCAACGGCCTGGTCGAGGTGGAGCAGATCGCCGACATCACGTCGCGGCTGATCGTAAACCGCACCGCGCTGAAGACGCGGCCGGCGGAGATCCACGGCTGGATCAACAGCTTCAGGAGCGCGGTCGATGCCAAGGCGGCTTGA
- the hisD gene encoding histidinol dehydrogenase, which produces MPRRLDGGAASFESDFRALLDDKRETAADVDDTVRAIIADVRTRGDLALIDYTARFDRVQFTPSRFRIGADEIEAAKADCEPDTLAAMKLAATRIAAFHERQLPADDRVVDAAGVELGARWTAIGAVGLYVPGGLAAYPSSVLMNAVPAKVAGVERIAMTVPTPDGVINPLVIAAAEHAGVTEIYRLGGAQAIAALAYGTETIAAVDKIVGPGNAYVAAAKRQVFGAVGIDMIAGPSEILVVADGENDPAWIAADLLSQSEHDESAQAILITDDRAFADDVAAAVERHLATLPRAAIARSSWETHGAIIVLDTLDDAPALVDRIAPEHLELAVNDPEAMMARVRNAGAIFLGRHTPEAIGDYVAGPNHVLPTARSARFSSGLNVLDFMKRTTFVRCDAASLSEIGPAAATLADAEGLPAHALSVRIRMNR; this is translated from the coding sequence ATGCCAAGGCGGCTTGACGGCGGCGCGGCGTCCTTCGAGTCGGATTTCCGCGCGTTGCTCGACGACAAGCGGGAAACCGCCGCCGATGTCGACGACACGGTGCGGGCGATCATCGCCGACGTGCGCACGCGCGGCGACCTGGCGCTGATCGACTACACGGCGCGTTTCGACCGGGTGCAGTTCACCCCGAGCCGGTTCCGCATCGGCGCGGACGAGATCGAGGCCGCCAAAGCCGATTGCGAACCGGACACGCTGGCGGCGATGAAACTTGCGGCAACGCGTATCGCCGCCTTCCACGAGCGCCAGCTGCCCGCCGACGACCGTGTGGTCGACGCCGCCGGGGTGGAGCTCGGCGCGCGCTGGACCGCCATCGGAGCGGTCGGCCTCTACGTGCCGGGCGGCCTCGCCGCCTATCCCTCGTCGGTGCTGATGAACGCGGTCCCCGCGAAGGTGGCGGGCGTGGAGCGCATCGCCATGACCGTGCCGACGCCGGACGGCGTCATCAATCCGCTGGTGATTGCGGCGGCCGAGCATGCCGGCGTGACCGAGATCTACCGCCTGGGCGGCGCGCAGGCGATCGCGGCGCTGGCCTATGGCACCGAAACGATCGCAGCCGTGGACAAGATCGTCGGCCCCGGCAACGCCTATGTGGCCGCAGCCAAGCGCCAGGTCTTCGGCGCCGTCGGCATCGACATGATCGCCGGGCCATCCGAGATCCTGGTGGTTGCCGACGGCGAGAACGATCCGGCCTGGATCGCGGCCGACCTGCTGTCGCAATCCGAACACGACGAATCCGCCCAGGCCATCCTGATCACCGACGACAGGGCGTTCGCCGACGATGTCGCAGCGGCGGTCGAGCGCCATCTCGCGACCCTGCCCCGCGCCGCGATCGCACGGTCGAGCTGGGAGACTCATGGCGCCATCATCGTTCTCGATACGCTCGACGATGCGCCGGCGCTGGTCGACCGGATCGCGCCGGAACACCTGGAACTGGCGGTGAACGACCCGGAGGCGATGATGGCGCGCGTGCGGAACGCCGGCGCCATCTTCCTGGGCCGGCACACGCCGGAAGCCATCGGCGACTACGTGGCCGGGCCCAATCACGTGTTGCCGACCGCGCGCAGCGCCCGCTTCTCCTCCGGTCTCAACGTGCTGGACTTCATGAAGCGGACCACCTTCGTGCGCTGCGACGCCGCCAGCCTGAGCGAAATCGGCCCGGCGGCGGCGACGCTGGCCGACGCCGAGGGGCTGCCGGCACACGCGCTCTCCGTCCGCATCCGCATGAACCGGTGA
- a CDS encoding UPF0262 family protein: MTSADRISAITLDEKSIKSWGPDVDHERKVAIFDLIEENSFAPLGEEFHGPFAVHLKIEDNRLAIEIAGEDGKAQGRVVLALSPFRRIVRDYFKICESYFAAIKTATPSRIESIDMGRRGVHNEGSELLQERLKDKIEIDFDTARRLFTLICVLHIRT, encoded by the coding sequence ATGACGAGCGCAGACAGGATCTCGGCCATCACGCTCGACGAGAAGTCGATCAAGAGCTGGGGTCCGGACGTCGACCATGAACGCAAGGTGGCGATCTTCGACCTGATCGAGGAGAACAGCTTCGCGCCTCTGGGCGAGGAGTTTCACGGTCCCTTCGCGGTCCATCTGAAGATCGAGGACAACCGCCTGGCCATCGAGATCGCGGGCGAGGACGGCAAGGCCCAGGGCCGGGTGGTGCTGGCGCTGTCGCCCTTCCGGCGGATCGTCCGCGACTATTTCAAGATCTGCGAGAGCTATTTCGCGGCCATCAAGACGGCCACGCCCTCGCGTATCGAGTCGATCGACATGGGCCGCCGCGGCGTCCACAACGAGGGATCGGAACTGCTGCAGGAGCGGCTGAAGGACAAGATCGAGATCGACTTCGACACGGCGCGCCGGCTGTTCACGCTGATCTGCGTGCTGCACATCCGGACATAG